The Topomyia yanbarensis strain Yona2022 chromosome 3, ASM3024719v1, whole genome shotgun sequence nucleotide sequence aacgaaagtcatttcgtggttttcacgaaaaactcgtaataaaaaacaaaagtgtttcgatagaactacgaacgattcatcatatgtacgaaaatctcgtatattttatggaagttgtttgtacgaaattaattcctagagatttacgaatatattctatcagtgtgggatctttacactgcggctgcccaggaaagtgaaaatcgttggtttcgtggacgatgtgtcaataatggtgagacacttgaagaaatggaggtgtcggtgacggagacaatagatgcgatcaagagctggatgaacgggtcaagctgcaaatagctcaccacaagacgttgttgttggacagcaactgcaaaggggttcagcggatacagatcaccatcgaagggcatgtgattgcatcgaagcgtgcactgaagcaattgggagtgataatcgacgactgattgagcttaaacaaccacgttggttacacatgcgaaatgtcgggtctttatctagtgtttagtcatcgatactgcttggggtgcggcgctgaaatccaagtgaaaccgcgaaaagctgaacaggacgcttcgactactggtcgtacgagttgcgattgcgtaccggagacAGTATGCCGTgatgccgagatgatccccatctgcattaccctgacggaggatatcaagtgctacaatcaatgaaatgtcagaaacgtgaggaatatgatgagaatcgatgatgacgtagcagcaggaatgggataatacggagaaaggaaagtggacctactggctcatccaaacctgtcgacgtgggtcaatagaatgcacggagagatgaccttcaacctgaaacagcttctaccgagccacggctgcttaaggagtatcttcatcggtgtgggtacgcaacgtcaacactgtgcctaGAGCGTCTTTGAGTGTCCGGGATTTCAAgtatttgaatgtccgaggagagtctttgaatgtccgaggtttgaagtgacgtgctacttaaaatgggagaaccggacatcaacccggataatgtaccctacagaatgacaatcgacgtagagacgtggaacgcagtaaacagagatatgatgtagatcagtgattctcaacctggggtccgcgggccccagggggccgcgaagtcattgctgggagtccgcgaagaaaaatatattttccgagtgcatattgaaatttcaaatcttgtttcctaacaaattgaaaataacatattgatagcatacaaaattgatgtttatctgtgggggtccgcaggacccagtgtgatatctaaggggtccgtggtacgaaaaaggttgagaaccgatgatggcattaccgtcttacagcggaatagacctcgaacaacgatttcgggagagcaatcaccgccagggaactctccgcaggtataagctagatccaccgccgaggactagtcgagtaaaccgcaacagagcagcgagtatgaaccgtcgaaacgccagcgaaccagacgtcacgctccatgcgaaTTCGCCGGACAGACCACGGCTCcccagaatcgatattgggaaaacttttttcgccagggaactttccgttagcgtaagctagattcaccgctggggactagacggaTTAGACATcaatgagacaccactagtcgcgggtcatcggcgcaccagtgcaccggatacccagcttcaccagaatcgccgaactgacctcggcacctagctgattggcttgatctcgggagaacttctctcgccggggaattctctgttggagtaggccaggtccatcgtcggggactagaccgaattgttcgcgaacaagtcgaggactgaatggaccatcaaggaagtagtgttaaatggcccaagaagagaactaaatggcttaaaggagttgcggtgctaaatagcaccggttacggagccaaagggctcaagaagttgtagtactgaaaccaaataagaatcggtatcgggagaacttctttcgtctgggacctctcctttagcttacagtcagattcaccgccgggaacgagaccgcgtagaccgctacgatacaccaccagcaaaccggatgccccactctaccggaatcgccgaactgaccgtagcacatggctggttggctcgaacttctctcgccggggaacttttcgtcggagtaggctagatctatcgtcggggactagaccgagtagttcgcgaaccagtcggaagctcaacgaggaagtggtactaaatggcacaagggaactgaagggctcagtaaattagacagtctgaagtttgccgcccagattgtcctcgtaggggaagagcatttattctataccaacagctagctttcctaccttgactacccaaacctgttccgtgagttgttggtttttgaacattttttcctgctcagaatgtttttgaacattttttcatatatatacaaaaaaaatttcatatccccccccgaaaaattttcttactacgccactgtatCGTACGTGATGAATTCATGTAGGAGCAGAAGCTTGAATCCCTTAATTCTCTCGACACTCATAGTAGCATCCAAACAACTGAGAATATGTTATAAATCTATTAACCAGCCTACAAAAAGATGCGCGAAGCGATTGATATCAACGGAAAAGATTATTGAaaacaaactaacaaattttaaatttgacgtTTAACAGTTGAGAACATGAGCAGGGTAGGTTAAAGTTTGTGACACTGAAGGCTTGTCAAAATGGACACTCCTGTCGATTTCTCAAAATTGACACTGGACGGTCGACTTGTCATAGTGGGGAGCGCATTTGGGAacgcagccaccaacaaaaagctgaatagcGAAACAGAATGAAACTGGCAACGTTACCAAATCAAAGTGTGCTGTTTCCTTCATTTCCGAATCACTAATACACAATCGGTATCCTTGGTACCCGTTTGCtcttattaataaaataaaaatttgaactTACAAAATCCTATCgaataattttataaaacaacATGCTGCTGGATTGGTGCGACGGAGAAGATCGCGATATTGTTGTTTTACGCAAAGAAAATAGTTCGTCTGGATGATATTcggtaaatattaaaatttttaataattggaactatattacaaagttttattttattagcAGAAGCGAACATGCGGGTGTCCGAGGTTTGACAACGTACTTCGTTATGAATACAGAGCGGAGAGAATCATGACCATTATTCCTGCGCTGTGGTAGCATTTTTCGAATTGTTTTCCAAGTGTAATGTGGAACCCTTTGTGTTTCTGAACGGCGGCTATGAAAAGAACAAACCAAAAACCGTGTGCCACCGTTTCCTGGGCAGGATTCAAATTATCAAGCACGTGAAAGCTATTTCTAGTCGATAGATTATTCCGTTGTTGATTAGGGAAGTTTTTGTGGATGCACTGCTAGTGACAAAAGTTCTTTCATGCGGTGTCTTTTTGAAGCGGATAACTAAATTGCGGTTTTGGCTAGGAAGCGCGATTGGCCTGTACTAAGCTACGATAGCGATTTCTATATTCGCAATGTTAAGTATATACCGTACGTAACGGTGACACAAGATCTATCGAAAAGTTATTGAGAATGATCAGCATTATGCGATAGAGTTTGTGGGTCGTAGGAACAAACGGAAGCATCGATTTCTGGTTCTTATTAAAGAGTCTACTGCTACCTGGACTGCAGTCTGTACACAATTGTTAATTTGATCGGTTCTATTGAACGCTTCAAACCGGGGTTGCTACCATTGTTTGCCGCCGTGCTTGGTCAAAATTTCATCGAAAGGCGCGTTCTGAATTCTACACTTCAATGAACCGAAAAGTTGCCCCACAACGATGGACTGCAGTGGCTGCAGCATCATTCGGTAAAGTCAGCCGCTAGAGCCGTACTCAGTCATGTGCGGGGAAAATAATCGTGAAGGTTTTACGCGACAGCTTCCAGGTGCGATGTATGGGTATAACTacgagaaatgcttctggtatGAATTTGGATTCGAGTAGTACTAGGAGGAGATAGCCGATTGTGTTTCTGAGAAATTTCTGTAGTACCTGGAAACGATAATCTTCTGAAGAATACTGTGATCGATGAGATAAATTCAAGCAACGACGAGGAAAACTCCGTAAGTGGTCTGACGCGAGCTTTGCTGCATTTAGTAttttatttttactaattttcttCAGGAAGAGGTAAATGAAAAATCAACCAAAGAGCAAGAAGAAACAGAAACTGATGAGAAGTTGATCAGCTCTACTTCCTTCAAGCGGGACCCTTGGTTACGGGAAATTTTACAATACGTTCACTATGACGATGTACTCGTCATTGTTTATTTCATAACACTCTGCAGTTTTCTGCATGCATTATCGCATAATTTGAAtcggtaaaattaaattttgtactTTTCGACAGCCTACTAACTGAACAACGCACTGAAGATCATTGGGATCCTATTTTGTATACCGTATTTGTTAAGGATTTTTGACTATATAGCTTTCAAAATACTATTTGAGGCgtacaattgttttatttttttgtatctaAACAGCAACACATTAACTATGTTCGTCCaccatgtgaaaaaaaattttttacccTTAAATCATAGACCATATCAAAACTGAAGCAAGCAGTTCAAATACGAGTTTATAAGCAAAAACTTATACTTAAGTTAATCGTAAATATTATACGAGGGTTGCTTTTCCTCGCTGGAGATGGGCTGTCAGAGCTTCGCGTCTGCAGTTAGTTGTACGTACAGTTACGTTTCTTACCCTCGCCGCGTTTGAGATCGGTTTTGGTAGCCTGGTTAGTGGCCAGCTGAGGGTCATTGATGGCCTCCTTCACGAAACGATCGCGCAAGTTTTTCATTTCATCACTGGTCATTTCCTCCGGAGTCATTTTTGCAAAACGTTGGGCAGTGATGGCTCCGCTAATGAAGTTACTAGGATTTTTGTGATCcttcaaattcaaattgaaagaCGTGAGCGGATTCGGTTTGTGTACTTCATGTCGGTGTTTCTAAACTCTTCAAAGGTGACTTCTTCCAGTTCGTCACGCAGCTCCTCTGGAATTTGGCAGCCTTACGGAGGTTCTCCATCCACTCGCAGTGCATAGGTCAACGTTGCACGACCCTTGAGGCGTACAGCATCGGTACTATTGCTGGAAGGAGCTGGGAAACTATACTGAACAGGTTTCTTGGAATCCTTTTCCTTCTCGGATTCTTTTTTGGCATTGCTGATGTCCGATTTGCTGCTATTCTTGCTGGATGATTTGATGCTGCAATTCCCTTAGCAAGTCCAGTACTTGCTCTAGACACGTCCCCTCAGATACGGTCATTTTTCCGAGCTTCTTCTGGATCTTTAGGACCATTTCCTCAACGTTCATACTAATTCTGGATTAGGTTTAGTTAAACGGAGCATTTTTCAGAAACCTTCCTTGCGCCTTTCTAATTGAAACACTGTGcaaattgtttcatacagatATCTAACGcggtaattgtttactttagctacttttccccctgtaagtggaaaacatgtttttctttcgtgaatatgctagtttagtgttgtagattcataaaaaataggcggaaagcgaattttttttaataatttattaatgAGACTAAAAATAAATTCTACCTACTAACCTTGCACATAGGGTTATTGTGCTCCCAAAAGTAAGGTTTTTGGCGAAGCTAGTTTAATGCGGCTACGCCGCATAGCCGagtccaaggatccgaagctgcgcaaagccgctgaggatccgctggACGAGCCTTCCTTGTACTTGTCATCAGAAACGCAAGCGAagctgtgatccactcgtttgcccggtattctcaaacataggggctatccctagtttaagtccgactgagcggcagcgaggTCGGACAGCACCTAATTGaaacgatgtggcgtagccacattaggcagtgacaataatttattttttgccgataaatacaatcctattgttactaaataaaacattgttaatgcctaatgtggctacgccacatcgattttttcccATGCTGTCCGatttcgctaccgctcagtcggacttaaactagggatagcccctatgtttgagtataccgggcaaacgagtagaTCACAGGTTCACTTACGTTTCCGATGACGAGTACGAGGACTACGGCTATGCGGCATAGCCGCATTAAACTAGCTTCGCCAAAAACCTTACTTTCGGGAGCACAATAACCTTATAAACAAAGCTATTAGGTACAACTTACTTTAAAGCTAATTAgtgaattattaaaaattttcgctttccgcctcatttttatgaatctacaacactaaactagcatattcacgaaagaaaaacatgttttccacttacaggggggaaagtagctaaagtaaacaattacctCTAACGCTTCCACAAGGCACACACATCGTAAAACGTCCCCATTATATTTCGGTCgttattacaaattacaaatcgtTAACAagtgtattttttcttgaacaGGAAAAATCAACATTTACAGATGTCAGAAAACAATTCGATCAGTGCAGCCAGTTTGAGTCCTATTCATCAAAGTACACTGTCACTCTGACAGTGTACCTTTTTCGCTGTACCTGGGTTATAAAATGTGTCCTCGAAAAATcatcagagcattccgtattaacatatttgtatttgataCAACGAACGCCATAAATAGCATTCCAATGATGAACGGTATGGTTAACATATAATGAATATAACTAGAGAATATGTTTAGTAAAACTAATAAACAATTTTaaagaataaatgtagtaagAAAATATTATAATAGCTATTGGTACTGCACTTGCTGATACGAAAACAAACCTAACGTCAAATGCAGCTTGGGGGAGCTGTCAGCCAAAAGGAGTGAACCCATAAACAGTCATTTATGCGCAATCCGTAAGGACAGCGAAGCTCCTCCCAACAATAAGATCCAGCCATTTGAATAACCCAATTTAAGGCACTGCCTGTTGCTTTGTGTCTTCCATCCTTAGAGAATCCTTATCTTGTGACTAAAAGCTGGCAATCCACGACATCTAGTCCAAGTTGTAACTTGAATGATACTCTGATACTCCCTCCCAACCCATTGTCAATTAAATAATATTGAATACAATGCAAAAATAAATGTAATAAACATAAAGCATATAACGAGAAATGCATATGATGAATAGTTCGAGAAATATATGGCAATATTAGAATATAATGGATATAGAAAATTAATAAATGATTGAATATAGATGATATAATATAACACCTGCAATACATAATTGaaaatactaaatataatttgCATGGATAAAATGGTAcgcaaataatttaaaaataattccATTGCCATGAAAACGATCAGTGCATTTTAAATGTGCTAAAATGCACGTCAGCCATTTCGGGAGTGTCCACTGCGATTGTGACTTGGATGTGTCAGATGATTCATCTAGTACCATATTTATGCTTGTTATAAGCTCAGAATATTAATATAGGATATTAAATCATGAATCTGCATAGGATTAACTTCGAACGTTTCCATTTGTAATGAACTTTACCAGTTGCTGATCtcgtttttagatcagagttgcactacactgaaaaaaatccaaacgtttattctatttgcttcaaaccacttaaaattcatatgaagaaggaatgctaatgttatcacgcgcacatataccttctatgtgtcaactgtataaactatgtatgcacaattgcacacacataagttatatgtgcgtattgttatagaatcgggtttaatgtgccttatagttatgaaatgtgaatgtaagattaatattttctGTTAAATACCCACATTAGGGTtttgtgccagcaaatagtgtctatctgcctccgctaattgcaaaaatctatgtgtaaaatcgaTAGGCAGATCGGTTACATTTTTTTGATTGTAGGTTCGGTCGGAACTGTCACTTTTGCATGAATATTGTAAACATTAGCGCGAACCTAGGGCAactcgattctaaaaccgaTAACAGTTTAGGAGAACCATATCCTTGGCAAAACACAGAACCGCCACTCGATCGTGTCGTGCACAAACAGTTGGCTATGAATTTCCAACCGTGgcataaacaaacttttctagcATTTTTTTCTAGTGGCGTAGTGTTGACAGAAGGAATGTCACATCCGTATCCGCATTATGATAATCGGCCATCAATGCACTCTTCGCCATCATTCCGCAACGCACTTGGCCCCAGTACTGCCCGGAACATCGAGATGGGTCAAACTGAAGCGCTACGTCCGAACCTTGATGCTCGTGGACCAGAAGCATCCCGAAACGAAGAATTATCTCAAAAGCTACGCCCAGATATGCAACGAAAACAAACGCCAGGTAGCGGGTTGTCCGTATGTGATTCATCCGTTTAGCAGATTTCGGAAGCACTGGGACTTGGTTGTGTTCCTGGCGTTAACCATGCACCTGCTCATTTTGGTGTTTGACTTCACCTTTTTGATCTTCAATAGTGTCAGCTCTTACGAATCAGCTATCATATTTGATTTGTTCCTGTGCGGGGTTTTGGCAGTTGAAATCGGGTTGAAATTTATCACCGGATTTGTGGTGGAAGGAACGAACGAGATCGTGCTGGAACCGAAGCGAATTGCCTTAAATTACTTGAAGTACTGCAGAATGATCTATGACATGGTGGCCGCGTTGCCTTTAATTTTAGCACTGGATTACTTCAACCGCAGTTTCTACACGTACCACACCGACGGTTACTTGATATTTGTGCTGTTTTTGTATGCGGCAAATATTTTTAGATTCCTCGAcatttttcggtattttcaggTTAGTAAAAGTCACTTGGTGAAACAGTGCATTTTCAAACACATAGTTTTTTTAGACCTTGCCCAGATCGTTTCGAGTTAGCGAGAAAAAGATGCTGATTATGAAGGTGGTGATGCACACCTTCTACGTACTGCATTGGAGTTCCTGCTTGCGGTACATACTGCCTCAGTTGGCAATCGTCGTGGAACCCAATCCGAATGATTTTCTGTCACTTGGAAACCCATTATTTCGCACGGATAACTTCTCCGTTGGTCACTTTCTGGTGGATGTTTATTGGAGACACTATCGAGATATGGACAGCAAGCGTTATCCTGTACCGGGGCATCGAATAATAATCGAGCCACCAACCTTTCAGCAGTACGTGCGCTTTTACTATTTCAATCGTCCCGTCGATGATCGGGTTTACGATCGTAGCTTTGTGATTATGAAGCTGGATGCTGTTCGAAAGAATTCGACAATTTTAGATAAATATCTCGCCAGTATGATGTCCACCGTGAAACTCAGCCTACACGCAGGAAGAGACGAATGTGCAGGGCTGCATTTCGTCAATAACCTGTTGTCGACGTTTGTGCTACTCGGAGGGTGGATATGGTTTACGTACATTATGCTCATCATGATACGGACGATTATTTCAGCGGAAATTAGTCAAACACGGTATGAGGAATTCGTTAACGAGATCAAAGCATTTGCATTCAACACACGATTGAGCGATCTTGTAAAGTGGAAGATGCTACGACACTTTGCCTTCCGGTtcagaaaatattattttaatgaaCATGCAATAATGAAAATGATGTCCGACAATTTGCGAAGGAACATACGGATGGAAATTTGTCATAATCTTTTGAATAATGTAGAGCTGTTTCACGGGTTGCCACAAGCCTTGATGGAAGATATTGTGGATAAACTAAAGTACGAAATTTATTTAGAAGATGATGTAATTATAAAGGCCGGGACACTGGGTGACTCACTGTACATGATTGCGAGTGGTACTGCTGCCGTGTATTCCCGTGGAGGAACAGAATTGGGACATCTGATAGATGGTGCCCACTTTGGAGAAATTTCACTTCTTAGAAAAGATCAGCAAAGAACGGCTACCATTGTCGCACTGGAGGATTGTGAAGTGTACAGGATATCATTCGCGGACTTTCAGAATTTAATTGAACCTCATTCTCCATTGCTTCTAAAAATGCACAAATTAGCCGATGACAAGATAGTGATGGAGCAGAAAAACAGAAACAGTCTGTCTGAAGAAGAAGCTTACGACAATTTTCTGCAATAAACTTGTTAACTTGAGTAGCGCGCTATTCATTAATCATGTAGACcgctattttaatttttttagaacCTTCTTGTAGACTTGAATAGACTTTTCGAAATCTTCTCGTATCTTTTCTCTCAGTCCAATAAGATatcaatttatattaaatttgtgGGGAAATTGATTAACCTGTTAAGGCCCAACCTACATACATAGTAAGTAATTAGCTTAACTCTAATTACTAATGTAATAATACAGAACAGGCATTATTAATATTGTGCATATCTTATTGCTGAATACATTTAGGCAAGCTAGCCTGTGTTTATGTTTTTTTTGGTTAATTTTCGCTTAAGAGGTTACAAATTTTTGCCAGAGTGAACCaaaccgaatttttttttcgatattctaAAAGTTCATGCGTTGAAGAAAATTATccttaaatttttataaagatcggaGCACTACAACTTGAAGTAAAAAAATCTTTATTTGCGATAAAGCAATATGTGATTTGAAGCTGACCATCACCCTAATATCAACCGCCACTTCGATTGTGTGTTGTCTCGATTCGAAACCTGTGTTGTACATTAACAGTGTAAAAGCTTCGCTTAAGAGGGGAAGATGAACCAAGTAGTTCACTGCAAAAAGCTCGCTCCCTCCCGAAGCATAAATGCTTTGTCAGCATTCATCGCGACATACCATGAGCGAATTCGCCAGCATGGCTCTCTCGCCCTCTTCTCATAACGATGGGCACATTTTTGCTTCAACCAAATCCGGTTCCTTCGCAAAACCGTGAGCAATGCTCAGTCCTTTTTCGTCGGTTCgaaagtactgatacacaatccTTAACATGCTTCCCTACAAGTTTATCATAGGCGGGCTGCTGAAACCGAAAACCATCCATCAAATTAGCTCTTCTTTGCAATATGCGTTAGGTGGAACGACCATAAAAGACACTGGACAGCCCACCTTGTACCATTACTTGAAATGTCCAGTAGCATATTTATGTACAATGCGAACGAAAACAGTAACCCTATGACCCATTTGAGCGACGAGCTTTTAGCATGACAAATTACTGATCTTTTATCATATATAAAAATTCCGGTGGCATGTTTGCCCGTAGCTTACGTAGGCCGGGCCCAGATTCTATACATGCTTGTAATTCGTGTCATTCACGAACAAAGAATACGTGGGAGCTGCTAATGTGCGCTGATTTGCCTCGTTTATCGATCCGAGCTCAGCCTGGAGCATGCAAGAAGTTGCCTCATCCGAACGTCCTTTATTCAGAGCTTTAATTCTGCACGAGTAATTTTACCTCCTACTGtattttatcaatattttaaCCTCGGAGTGGATGAGATTTAATGAGGAAGTGGTTGCTGTAAGACTATACCAAACTCGGGTATTATGGTTGTGGGGGAAATACCGAGTTGAGAATGGGTACCTCGACGGgagatttgttcggtttttgtTTGTCAATAACGAAGGCAAACATTCTCTCAAGTTCAAATTATGAAAAGAGTGGAATGCAATGTTTTCGCTATTTGCCTTGAGGCCACTGGTGTACAGATAGGGAAGGTATATTGTATCGGGTGGTAGGAGTGGAGAAAACAACTTGACTGACTGACAAGAGGCTACGTTTTGGTTCTACTTGGTTTATTGGTATGATGTATCGGAAGACGGACAAAATCGGGATATTCAAACTTTTTAACAAACAACGCTGTTATAAATTTTTTGTTCCTAGGAAATACCGTCATAAcaatttcttatttttttgttgtcctaaaaaaaactaaactaaaacttgttttaatccacctagcggtgcaattgtgcctttctcaatcatgaacacgagaattttttagttgcttatatttattaaaagctttcaaatgtatacattacaattttattatacatgacttgacaactatatacaagaaaagaaatcattattcgagttctaaaattttgtaaaagaaaaaccagccacggtaatattgaattgaaaaaaggagcgaaatcccaaaaagtcgatttttataaaaaaatttcgagataacataaaatctcgacgtttcatgcattttagagatgtttggcatcaaaaatacgaattcgatttctaaaatttcatggggttccccctttgaaaaaaaaaaaatgagttccggcttatatgggaatttcatatgtgaccggacgatttattCTATATTTCCGGATCCATAagtaagcgatccgtacgaaattttatacacatctgtggggatattatagctatcatttgggactaaatttgtgaaaatcggcccaaccatttccgggaaactgatgtgagttcgtaaattttgaaagatggccgcctttcccgggcacttccggaaccgtctatggtggtcaatgtagtcaaagaaagtttggttggccgtcggtgacctagaacagcaaatttaagttgtttgagagacgtTTTAGCgaactttttaccttttttgctttcatcggagtatcggtttgaatcacaatttgctatgtgatcgcacgccacaacctgtaactccggaaccggaagttggatcgggatgaaattaaatagccatttacgg carries:
- the LOC131692238 gene encoding uncharacterized protein LOC131692238, whose amino-acid sequence is MIIGHQCTLRHHSATHLAPVLPGTSRWVKLKRYVRTLMLVDQKHPETKNYLKSYAQICNENKRQVAGCPYVIHPFSRFRKHWDLVVFLALTMHLLILVFDFTFLIFNSVSSYESAIIFDLFLCGVLAVEIGLKFITGFVVEGTNEIVLEPKRIALNYLKYCRMIYDMVAALPLILALDYFNRSFYTYHTDGYLIFVLFLYAANIFRFLDIFRYFQTLPRSFRVSEKKMLIMKVVMHTFYVLHWSSCLRYILPQLAIVVEPNPNDFLSLGNPLFRTDNFSVGHFLVDVYWRHYRDMDSKRYPVPGHRIIIEPPTFQQYVRFYYFNRPVDDRVYDRSFVIMKLDAVRKNSTILDKYLASMMSTVKLSLHAGRDECAGLHFVNNLLSTFVLLGGWIWFTYIMLIMIRTIISAEISQTRYEEFVNEIKAFAFNTRLSDLVKWKMLRHFAFRFRKYYFNEHAIMKMMSDNLRRNIRMEICHNLLNNVELFHGLPQALMEDIVDKLKYEIYLEDDVIIKAGTLGDSLYMIASGTAAVYSRGGTELGHLIDGAHFGEISLLRKDQQRTATIVALEDCEVYRISFADFQNLIEPHSPLLLKMHKLADDKIVMEQKNRNSLSEEEAYDNFLQ